From Cannabis sativa cultivar Pink pepper isolate KNU-18-1 chromosome 8, ASM2916894v1, whole genome shotgun sequence, a single genomic window includes:
- the LOC133030263 gene encoding uncharacterized protein LOC133030263 isoform X1 yields MGRVVIFTYLSFMLVDMTFLKSAPVLKIKQKGGTPASSPVVAQKRKSDVMTSLAADSSKKLAKTTQDKGKKVVIDSPVRPRDFLAMQEKLLAEIPYEELASRSTELAVQSVALFMKAVATPSKETDSLKRQNAHFQENIKRLKQEVAKMEELHKELEEANRAKEQLELELKKSQDTIAEMARDLEAEKESGKKQYDQAVSDYIYTTLSKVPDFDFSLLGDEAAEMAEAFRSMSPTRTQGNLPDEIEGVQAEEVENEVVSKIVDEAAPDETTPAA; encoded by the coding sequence ATGGGTAGAGTCGTGATTTTTACTTATCTGTCTTTTATGCTTGTAGACATGACCTTCttgaagtctgcccctgtcctgaagatcaagcaAAAGGGTGGAACACCGGCGTCCTCACCAGTAGtcgcccagaagaggaagagcgatgtgatgaCTTCGCTCGCTGCAGATTCCTCCAAGAAGTTGGCCAAGACCACTCAGGATAAGGGGAAGAAGGTTGTCATTGATTCTCCGGTTCGCCCTCGCGACTTCCTGGCCATGCAGGAAAAATTACTGGCCGAGATTCCTTATGAGGAACTTGCTTCTCGATCTACTGAACTTGCCGTACAATCTGTGGCTTTGTTTATGAAAGCCGTGGCCACGCCTTCGAAGGAAACTGattcgctgaagaggcagaacgcCCATTTTCAGGAAAACATAAAGAGGCTGAAGCAAGAGGTGGCCAAGATGGAGGAACTTCACAAGGAGCTCGAGGAAGCCAACAGGGCCAAAGAACAGTTGGAGCTCGAGCTCAAGAAGTCGCAGGACACGATCGCTGAGATGGCTCGCGActtggaggctgagaaagagagTGGGAAAAAACAGTATGATCAGGCTGTGTCTGATTACATTTATACTACTCTCTCCAAGGTCcctgacttcgacttctcgctgCTTGGAGATGAAGCTGCTGAAATGGCTGAAGCCTTTCGCTCGATGTCTCCTACCCGGACTCAAGGCAACCTTCCAGATGAAATCGAGGGAGTGCAGGCTGAGGAGGTCGAGAATGAAGTCGTGAGCAAGATCGTGGATGAGGCTGCTCCTGATGAGACTACTCCCGCtgcttga
- the LOC133030263 gene encoding uncharacterized protein LOC133030263 isoform X2, with product MTFLKSAPVLKIKQKGGTPASSPVVAQKRKSDVMTSLAADSSKKLAKTTQDKGKKVVIDSPVRPRDFLAMQEKLLAEIPYEELASRSTELAVQSVALFMKAVATPSKETDSLKRQNAHFQENIKRLKQEVAKMEELHKELEEANRAKEQLELELKKSQDTIAEMARDLEAEKESGKKQYDQAVSDYIYTTLSKVPDFDFSLLGDEAAEMAEAFRSMSPTRTQGNLPDEIEGVQAEEVENEVVSKIVDEAAPDETTPAA from the coding sequence ATGACCTTCttgaagtctgcccctgtcctgaagatcaagcaAAAGGGTGGAACACCGGCGTCCTCACCAGTAGtcgcccagaagaggaagagcgatgtgatgaCTTCGCTCGCTGCAGATTCCTCCAAGAAGTTGGCCAAGACCACTCAGGATAAGGGGAAGAAGGTTGTCATTGATTCTCCGGTTCGCCCTCGCGACTTCCTGGCCATGCAGGAAAAATTACTGGCCGAGATTCCTTATGAGGAACTTGCTTCTCGATCTACTGAACTTGCCGTACAATCTGTGGCTTTGTTTATGAAAGCCGTGGCCACGCCTTCGAAGGAAACTGattcgctgaagaggcagaacgcCCATTTTCAGGAAAACATAAAGAGGCTGAAGCAAGAGGTGGCCAAGATGGAGGAACTTCACAAGGAGCTCGAGGAAGCCAACAGGGCCAAAGAACAGTTGGAGCTCGAGCTCAAGAAGTCGCAGGACACGATCGCTGAGATGGCTCGCGActtggaggctgagaaagagagTGGGAAAAAACAGTATGATCAGGCTGTGTCTGATTACATTTATACTACTCTCTCCAAGGTCcctgacttcgacttctcgctgCTTGGAGATGAAGCTGCTGAAATGGCTGAAGCCTTTCGCTCGATGTCTCCTACCCGGACTCAAGGCAACCTTCCAGATGAAATCGAGGGAGTGCAGGCTGAGGAGGTCGAGAATGAAGTCGTGAGCAAGATCGTGGATGAGGCTGCTCCTGATGAGACTACTCCCGCtgcttga